A region from the Benincasa hispida cultivar B227 chromosome 12, ASM972705v1, whole genome shotgun sequence genome encodes:
- the LOC120067882 gene encoding FCS-Like Zinc finger 8-like, with translation MMAGGGGGGCLPSPTSNNRKLSSSFFGSPRLFTSSSSKGLSETEAVMSPTSILEPFLGLRNSFWAESNSPRTQFTESKRPWDSKRIGLGIVDALTEENSDPKPTKPDTRMVLLGSQLKIQIPPLPSFVSPADESLISPVEFGIKTRNSHLGSLSPVSSLSPAKKSAFGSSSSGQETPNSPLVFTGCLSAGEIEQSEDYTCVISHGPNPRTTHIFGDCVIESGSGVYSPVRKENGFFRDRTSFSSENFLSICNNCKNNLEQGKDIYMYRGEKAFCSHECRYQEMMLEEEGED, from the exons ATGATGGCCGGTGGCGGTGGTGGTGGATGTTTACCTTCTCCGACGAGTAATAATAGGAAATTGAGTTCGTCTTTCTTTGGTTCTCCGAGATTGTTTACAAGTTCTTCTTCAAAGGGATTGTCTGAAACCGAGGCTGTAATGAGTCCAACTTCAATTCTCGAACCGTTTTTGGGTCTGAGAAATTCGTTTTGGGCAGAATCAAATTCGCCCAGAACGCAATTTACAGAGTCCAAACGGCCGTGGGATTCCAAACGGATCGGTCTCGGCATTGTCGACGCTTTAACGGAAGAGAATTCCGATCCGAAACCCACAAAACCCGATACCCGAATGGTTCTATTGGGATCtcaattgaaaattcaaattcctCCTCTTCCGTCGTTTGTTTCTCCGGCCGACGAGTCTCTAATTTCGCCAGTCGAATTCGGGATCAAGACGAGGAATTCCCATCTGGGTTCCTTATCCCCTGTTTCATCTCTGTCTCCGGCGAAGAAATCGGCGTTTGGATCATCGAGCTCCGGCCAGGAAACTCCAAATTCCCCTCTGGTTTTCACCGGCTGTCTCTCCGCCGGAGAAATCGAACAATCAGAAGATTATACTTGTGTGATCTCTCACGGCCCAAATCCTCGAACCACTCACATATTCGGCGATTGCGTAATTGAAAGTGGCTCCGGCGTGTACTCGCCGGTGAGAaaagaaaatgggtttttcagaGACCGAACGAGTTTTTCCTCTGAAAATTTCCTCAGTATCTGTAACAATTGCAAGAACAATCTCGAACAGGGCAAAGATATTTACATGTACAG AGGTGAAAAGGCATTTTGCAGCCATGAATGTCGATACCAAGAGATGATGTTAGAGGAAGAAGGAGAGGATTGA